The genomic region TTTCATCGCCGAACGGTCCACATCCAATTACTGCCAGACAGTCCTTTCACTTGCTTCCTCATTGAATTATGATTATCTGGACAATCTGACAAAGAATGCAGGTACCCACAGCAATGATATCCGGCCGCTGAGAAACCTGATATGGAATAACCGGATGTTTTCTTTTCTGGACAAGTTAGGATACACTACAGTCTCTTTCGCCACTGGTTACTGGCCTACAAATATCAAAAGTACCGATCTCTGGCTCTCTTCAAGATGGTCAATGGATGATTTCAGCAACGGTGTCCTCTCACTTACTCCAATTCCGGCTCTCCTTAAGAAAATCCAGTTTGATCAGTTTGATCTGCAGAGAAAAAGGATCTTGTACACCTTTGATCAGTTGAGCCGGCTGTCAACCCATTCCGGCCACCCATTCTTTGTTTTTGCGCATATTCTGGCTCCTCATCCGCCATTTGTATTCAACAGTGATGGAAGTAAACCTGTTCAGAAGGGCCCGTTTTCTTTTCTGGAAAGAGGTTATACAGTAGATGGGTACCGGGCACTTTACAAAAAGCAATATGATTTTATTTCCCGCAAAACCAGGGACATGGTGAAGTCTATACTGGAGAACTCGCCGGAACCCCCTGTAATCATAATCCAGTCAGACCATGGTCCCGGTTCGGTATTGAGTTTCGAGGAAATTGAGAAAACAGATGTCCCGGAGAGAATGAGTATATTAAATGCTGTCTATGCCCCGGAGCAGTGCACCACCTGGGCAGAGATGAGTCCTGTAAATACCTTCAGAGTCATTCTGAACGGCCTTTTCCATACCGATCTGCAACTGCTGGAGCACAAAAGTTACTTTTCCACCTGGTCCAAGCCTTACAGATTCATCGATGTCACAGAAAAAGTCGGTAAGGATAGTTCAGAAAGCAACCTTTTGACCGATGAAGACAGGCAATAGTTAACACAAGCCACTATCAATTATTTTTTGTATTCCGTAGTGAGAAAGGGCTCTTAATTAAAGAGAGCCCTTTTTTCTGCA from Fibrobacter sp. harbors:
- a CDS encoding LTA synthase family protein; the encoded protein is MKFKNLYITIAPVLFSILPVLSLFNQNRGYYEPDVLLWPLLISAGSALAITGIFSLLTKSISKASLICSIISVIFFTYGTIVNLIEGVYFRFGSVEIGANKIIFSAEILLIAAVVLIVIRSKFNFQKLTAFLLVSSTVSVLLPLYPITVQATQQNRDKSNISGEMRQKPINGQKPDIYYIILDGFARKDIFQDRYGSTDTVLVPFLKEKGFFIAERSTSNYCQTVLSLASSLNYDYLDNLTKNAGTHSNDIRPLRNLIWNNRMFSFLDKLGYTTVSFATGYWPTNIKSTDLWLSSRWSMDDFSNGVLSLTPIPALLKKIQFDQFDLQRKRILYTFDQLSRLSTHSGHPFFVFAHILAPHPPFVFNSDGSKPVQKGPFSFLERGYTVDGYRALYKKQYDFISRKTRDMVKSILENSPEPPVIIIQSDHGPGSVLSFEEIEKTDVPERMSILNAVYAPEQCTTWAEMSPVNTFRVILNGLFHTDLQLLEHKSYFSTWSKPYRFIDVTEKVGKDSSESNLLTDEDRQ